In a single window of the Dinghuibacter silviterrae genome:
- a CDS encoding serine hydrolase: MIKPALRTLTIAAALTGPICFSLQAQQPDLKREIEREVAGFQQAYHVPGLSVAVVQANHIVLCEGFGLSNPGKKIPFDQHTVGRLASATKFFTCLGMLVAQQKGLIDLNAPLGSYIDGVPTDWRAIPLWQLLNLTSGIPGTEKTPFDTLPVPQQRLVSEHQLFDMLRVLPLDYPPGSKWSYRQTGYMTAAMIVEDKTGKSWPQFLEENILAPNGMTGTAHNDIAIYSEDQAPANYVYNDSGQFVNAPFFFPVVLATGGGYNTTAADMAQLFLAINGGKTLSPGILRDQVFNRERMFLLGDSDFYSIASEIKKFGPYLTLGHTGGPDLASIRYCPDKEIGVAILADRNTTGIAALLTSRILKRMLLDSPFSKQLKPIAFAIRQQAAHTSYEQLLQLYVKAKEGNAYSFDNEEDDLNNAGYEFLNQHNYPAALHIFQLIVHEHPTSANAFDSLGEAFLKAGDKKNALENYKKSLALNPANDNAKKIIQQLQ, encoded by the coding sequence ATGATAAAGCCCGCACTCCGAACATTGACGATCGCAGCCGCCCTGACAGGGCCTATCTGCTTTTCCCTCCAAGCCCAACAACCGGACCTGAAGCGTGAGATAGAACGCGAAGTGGCGGGCTTTCAGCAAGCCTACCACGTTCCAGGACTTTCGGTCGCTGTCGTCCAGGCAAACCATATCGTCCTTTGTGAAGGATTCGGGCTTTCCAACCCCGGGAAGAAAATCCCCTTCGATCAACATACCGTCGGTCGGCTGGCCTCTGCCACCAAGTTCTTTACTTGCCTGGGTATGCTTGTCGCCCAGCAAAAGGGGCTGATCGACTTAAATGCGCCGCTAGGTTCTTACATCGACGGCGTGCCCACCGACTGGCGCGCGATTCCCCTCTGGCAGTTGCTCAACCTGACGTCCGGCATTCCCGGTACGGAGAAAACCCCGTTCGATACATTGCCCGTTCCACAGCAACGCCTGGTCTCTGAGCACCAACTTTTCGATATGCTCCGCGTCCTGCCACTGGACTACCCTCCCGGCTCCAAATGGAGTTACCGCCAAACCGGCTATATGACCGCAGCGATGATCGTCGAGGACAAGACGGGCAAATCCTGGCCACAATTCCTGGAAGAAAATATCCTTGCACCCAATGGCATGACCGGAACCGCCCATAATGACATCGCCATCTATTCCGAAGACCAGGCACCCGCGAACTACGTCTACAACGACAGCGGGCAGTTCGTCAATGCACCATTCTTCTTCCCGGTCGTCCTGGCAACCGGCGGCGGCTACAATACAACCGCTGCCGATATGGCCCAACTGTTCCTGGCAATCAATGGGGGCAAAACGCTGTCGCCCGGTATTCTCCGAGACCAGGTTTTCAATCGTGAAAGAATGTTCCTCTTAGGTGACAGCGACTTTTATAGTATCGCCAGTGAAATAAAAAAGTTTGGCCCCTATTTGACGCTCGGGCATACCGGAGGACCCGATCTGGCCAGCATCCGGTATTGTCCCGACAAAGAAATCGGTGTTGCTATACTCGCCGACCGCAATACCACCGGTATAGCCGCTCTGTTGACCAGCAGGATTCTAAAAAGAATGCTGCTGGACAGCCCCTTTAGCAAGCAATTAAAGCCCATCGCCTTTGCCATTCGCCAACAAGCCGCGCACACCAGTTACGAACAGCTTTTGCAGCTTTACGTAAAGGCCAAGGAGGGAAATGCATATTCCTTTGACAATGAGGAGGACGACCTCAACAACGCAGGCTATGAATTCCTTAACCAGCACAACTACCCGGCAGCTTTGCATATATTTCAGCTGATCGTCCACGAGCACCCCACATCGGCCAATGCTTTTGACAGCCTGGGAGAGGCCTTTCTGAAGGCTGGAGACAAAAAAAACGCGCTCGAAAACTATAAAAAATCCCTGGCGCTCAATCCTGCAAACGACAATGCAAAAAAAATCATTCAGCAATTGCAGTAA
- a CDS encoding DUF3667 domain-containing protein, protein MSHLTERTEKNCLNCGTEVIGRYCHVCGQENLEPKETVLHLVTHFVNDITHFDGKFFSTLKYLLFKPGFLSEEYIRGRRMSYLHPIRLYVFTSAIFFLVFFSLNGANTVDIKDEGPAFVQLNTKLGKLQKELAAETNAGDRSDDQENITSTQKKIVKQGLALAKKAASGQSIAGDTAGLAAAGGQYTFDSLVADVKRHPGEIVMITDDNDSTNYNLGLAGEHLPDRVSAYDSMETALPPTGQHSAFVRYVNRRLVAMTEKRHRDPERFKEETKESILHTFPKILFVSLPLFALFLRLLNVSKRRRKQFFYVDHGIFTIHLYVATFIVMLVILPLQKLKDNYNIGWLAAVMTILVLSVFVYEYIAMLRFYKQGWFKTFVKFCLLNTAAAILLGLLTAVFSVWAVMSI, encoded by the coding sequence GTGTCTCATTTAACGGAACGTACGGAAAAAAATTGTCTGAACTGCGGAACGGAGGTCATTGGCCGGTATTGCCATGTTTGCGGGCAGGAGAACTTGGAACCCAAGGAAACGGTACTACACCTGGTGACGCATTTTGTAAACGACATTACACACTTTGACGGAAAGTTTTTTTCCACCCTGAAGTACCTTCTTTTCAAACCGGGGTTCCTGTCGGAGGAATATATCCGGGGGCGACGGATGAGCTACCTGCACCCGATCCGGTTGTATGTGTTTACGTCGGCGATCTTTTTCCTGGTATTTTTCTCATTGAACGGGGCGAACACGGTAGATATCAAAGACGAAGGGCCGGCCTTTGTTCAGCTGAACACCAAACTGGGTAAGCTGCAAAAGGAATTGGCGGCGGAAACGAACGCGGGCGACCGGAGCGATGACCAGGAAAACATCACGTCCACGCAAAAAAAGATTGTCAAACAAGGGCTGGCCCTGGCAAAGAAGGCCGCCAGTGGTCAAAGTATTGCGGGTGATACCGCGGGGCTGGCGGCGGCGGGTGGTCAGTATACCTTCGACTCGTTGGTGGCCGACGTCAAGCGTCACCCTGGAGAGATCGTGATGATCACCGACGACAACGATTCCACCAACTACAATTTGGGGCTGGCGGGGGAACACTTACCGGACCGGGTGTCGGCTTACGACTCTATGGAAACCGCGCTGCCGCCCACCGGGCAACATTCGGCCTTCGTACGCTATGTCAACCGGCGGTTGGTGGCGATGACCGAGAAGAGACACCGGGATCCGGAACGGTTTAAGGAGGAGACCAAGGAGAGCATACTTCATACTTTTCCCAAAATCCTTTTCGTGTCATTGCCGTTGTTTGCGCTTTTCCTGCGGTTGTTGAATGTCAGCAAACGGCGCCGGAAACAATTCTTCTATGTGGACCATGGGATATTTACGATCCACCTGTATGTGGCGACTTTTATCGTCATGCTGGTCATACTGCCTTTGCAAAAGCTCAAGGACAATTACAACATAGGGTGGCTTGCGGCGGTCATGACCATCCTGGTTCTTTCGGTCTTTGTCTATGAGTATATCGCCATGTTGCGGTTTTACAAACAGGGTTGGTTCAAGACATTCGTAAAATTCTGTCTGCTGAACACGGCGGCAGCGATCCTCCTCGGCCTCCTGACGGCGGTCTTTTCGGTCTGGGCGGTGATGTCAATTTAG
- the mazG gene encoding nucleoside triphosphate pyrophosphohydrolase, producing MEKVAESFLRLVRIMDDLREKCPWDRKQTIQTLRQLSIEELYELADAITEEDWKGIKEELGDLFLHLVFYAKIGTEQGRFTLDEVLEGISDKLVARHPHIYGEVEVRDEEDVKRNWEKLKLKEGKKSVLAGVPGGLPALVKAMRLQEKAKQVGFEWENAAQVWDKVEEETRELKEAVAEGDQSQIEEEWGDLLFSMVNYARFLKVDAENALERTNKKFIRRFTRMEALAAEQGQTLSDLSLTAMDDLWNQAKKEHRDEKP from the coding sequence ATGGAAAAAGTAGCGGAATCATTTTTGAGGCTGGTCCGGATCATGGATGACCTGAGGGAAAAATGCCCATGGGACCGGAAACAGACGATCCAAACCCTTCGGCAGCTGTCGATAGAGGAGCTGTATGAGCTGGCGGATGCCATCACGGAAGAGGATTGGAAGGGGATCAAGGAGGAGCTGGGGGACCTTTTCCTCCACCTGGTCTTTTACGCGAAGATCGGGACGGAGCAGGGCCGGTTTACCCTGGACGAGGTGCTGGAGGGGATCAGCGACAAGCTGGTGGCCCGTCACCCGCATATTTACGGGGAGGTGGAGGTCAGGGATGAGGAGGACGTCAAACGGAACTGGGAAAAGCTAAAGCTAAAGGAGGGGAAAAAGTCGGTCCTGGCGGGTGTTCCCGGGGGCCTTCCGGCCCTGGTCAAGGCCATGCGGCTCCAGGAAAAGGCCAAACAGGTGGGTTTCGAGTGGGAAAACGCAGCCCAGGTGTGGGACAAAGTAGAGGAGGAAACCCGGGAATTAAAAGAGGCGGTCGCGGAAGGGGATCAGAGCCAAATAGAGGAAGAGTGGGGGGATCTCTTGTTCTCCATGGTAAATTATGCACGATTTTTGAAGGTAGATGCGGAAAACGCCCTGGAGAGGACGAACAAGAAGTTCATCCGGCGCTTTACGCGCATGGAGGCTTTGGCGGCGGAGCAGGGACAGACCCTGTCCGACCTGAGTCTTACCGCTATGGACGACCTCTGGAACCAGGCGAAGAAAGAGCACCGGGACGAAAAGCCCTAA
- a CDS encoding sensor histidine kinase: MKEGTFRQFIYQHGYLLITSAWLFTLSFVISNYWSYTSSERAVTRSLESYIQSSEQTVEGLSTDRALLDRLYSGAYSKEDLETFKSAPYFLFLYPIFSANAAQPVFWSTNIVIPDEKIVAGHYGTNYVELPNGRYVSIKKEIIFKDGRAALLIALIQVQWNIRMNAPQNSFMGKPGIERNYQITVNPNDNAVSSMDGTRLFYLEKKPGPAVAQHSGWALFFRVACIFFLLFFVHSFALWVARRRGRVWGILSLITIVVLARILTYWLAEPLDLRQFSIFDPGIYSSGPILRSLGDVLINTLLFFWLAVFALDHLSFRVHDRILRDKYLRWILAGFLAMLIFLVTLASGNIIRSLVADSQISFNVTNFFSILNVYSLYGFICFCGIALGYFISIQILFRYYVILTGERKDIQFLILSVLGLLLLSLQMTEHSVSYQLILLGWLLLFLVLLGNARRWHMAEGLGAGNIIFWLFFFSASVALLIIRENNNKELQQRRWFAERRSLEADPYSQASEDFNLSNFDASFLYQHFNRLSDPENAQFFKDSLLGEVFREYRNNYDTRVYVYDVFDNPINNPDTTGYYTLSNIYTGQSNPTEVKDLLYHREAFDKFTYIVRRVVEDSAHQSRLGYVFLLARPKKFESEVFYPQLIGAPSEDASSTPDYAYAIYDNRELIKHNADYNFATPLPEKDVPLSEYETRSRNGYEELWYKSGTKVIVVVLKSQYFIEAITLFAYLFCLFLILSGTMRLAGFLIRARFRWRNIRELWEVNIRTQVHLTITFISLFSFIIIGVSTFVFLRNRYTHNNEDKLSKTIQIMVGEVQGQVGEEGFFNAASYQDSIATRKMDETLGSIAAVHSVAVNLYDLSGTLLYTSQPQYYSKGRGLLSEKMDPSAFYQLAGEHQVQVIQNEKIGSKTFMSIYVPVRDENGKAYAFLNIPYFATQDELNLEISNFLVTLINLNAFIFVVAGMIALLITNRITDSFALIGEKMKAIKLGGQNEEIVWHRNNELGELVKEYNKMVRQLEESATLLAKSEREGAWREMARQVAHEIKNPLTPMKLSIQYLQRAINNNHPNSKALAAGVAKTLVEQIDYLSNIATDFSSFANIAHPKKEEVDLVEVLESVVKLFSMDAKVRLHFEKTVSPIFVLADKTHLNRLFTNLIRNAMDAIPEDEPGGVIQLRYAIWEEARKVVVTVHDNGTGIPAEVRDRIFIPNFTTKSSGTGLGLAMCKGIAEQMNGTIWFDTELGKGTTFYVEIPLIHD, translated from the coding sequence ATGAAAGAAGGCACCTTCAGGCAGTTTATTTATCAACACGGCTACCTCCTTATAACTTCGGCCTGGTTGTTCACCCTGTCTTTTGTCATCAGCAACTATTGGTCGTATACATCCTCGGAGCGGGCGGTAACGCGGTCCCTGGAGTCCTATATTCAAAGCAGCGAGCAGACGGTCGAAGGGCTGTCCACCGACAGGGCGCTGTTGGACAGGTTGTATTCGGGGGCATATAGCAAGGAAGACCTGGAAACGTTCAAATCGGCGCCTTATTTTCTTTTTCTTTACCCCATCTTTTCGGCAAATGCGGCCCAGCCGGTCTTCTGGAGCACCAACATCGTCATCCCGGACGAGAAAATCGTGGCGGGTCACTATGGCACCAACTACGTGGAACTGCCGAACGGGCGCTACGTGAGCATAAAAAAGGAGATCATCTTCAAGGACGGCCGTGCCGCCTTGTTGATCGCGCTTATCCAGGTCCAATGGAACATCCGGATGAACGCCCCTCAGAATTCGTTCATGGGCAAACCGGGGATCGAGCGGAATTACCAGATCACGGTCAACCCCAATGACAACGCGGTCAGCAGTATGGACGGGACGCGCCTGTTCTACCTGGAGAAAAAGCCGGGGCCTGCCGTTGCCCAGCACAGCGGGTGGGCCTTGTTTTTCAGGGTCGCCTGTATCTTTTTCCTACTATTTTTCGTCCACAGCTTCGCCCTTTGGGTCGCCCGGAGAAGGGGGAGGGTATGGGGCATCCTGAGCCTGATCACCATCGTGGTCCTGGCGCGCATCCTTACCTACTGGCTGGCGGAACCCCTGGATCTGCGGCAATTCAGCATTTTCGACCCGGGGATCTATAGCTCGGGCCCCATCCTGCGTTCGCTGGGGGATGTGCTGATCAATACCCTGCTGTTTTTCTGGCTGGCCGTTTTTGCCCTGGACCATTTGTCCTTCCGGGTGCACGACCGTATCCTCAGGGACAAATACCTGCGGTGGATCCTCGCGGGTTTCCTGGCCATGCTGATTTTCCTGGTCACCCTGGCCTCGGGGAACATCATCCGGAGCCTGGTGGCGGACTCGCAGATCTCCTTTAACGTAACGAACTTCTTTAGCATCCTGAACGTATACAGCCTGTACGGGTTTATCTGTTTTTGCGGGATCGCATTGGGGTACTTCATCAGCATCCAGATCCTCTTCCGGTACTACGTGATCCTCACCGGGGAGCGAAAGGACATTCAGTTCCTGATCCTGAGCGTGCTGGGGTTGTTGCTCCTGAGCTTGCAGATGACGGAGCACTCGGTGTCCTATCAGTTGATCCTGCTGGGATGGCTGCTGCTTTTCCTCGTCCTGTTGGGGAACGCCCGGCGCTGGCACATGGCCGAGGGGCTCGGGGCGGGAAACATCATCTTCTGGTTGTTCTTTTTCTCGGCTTCGGTCGCGCTGTTGATCATCAGGGAAAACAACAACAAAGAACTCCAGCAGCGTCGCTGGTTTGCGGAAAGACGGTCGCTGGAGGCGGACCCGTACAGCCAGGCGTCAGAGGATTTTAACCTCAGCAATTTTGACGCTTCCTTCCTGTACCAGCACTTCAACCGACTGAGCGACCCGGAAAACGCCCAGTTTTTCAAGGATAGCCTGTTGGGGGAGGTGTTCCGGGAATACCGCAACAACTACGATACCCGCGTCTATGTCTACGACGTTTTCGACAACCCGATCAACAACCCCGACACGACCGGCTATTATACCCTGAGCAACATTTATACGGGGCAGTCCAACCCCACCGAGGTCAAGGACCTGTTGTACCACCGGGAGGCCTTTGACAAGTTCACCTATATCGTTCGCAGGGTGGTGGAAGACTCCGCCCACCAGTCCAGGCTGGGGTATGTCTTTCTGCTGGCCCGCCCCAAGAAATTTGAAAGCGAGGTGTTTTATCCCCAGCTGATCGGCGCCCCTTCGGAGGACGCCAGCAGCACACCGGACTATGCTTATGCGATCTACGACAACCGGGAACTTATTAAACACAACGCCGACTATAATTTTGCCACCCCGTTGCCCGAAAAGGATGTGCCGTTGTCGGAGTACGAGACGCGCTCCCGGAACGGGTACGAGGAGCTTTGGTATAAATCCGGGACAAAGGTGATCGTGGTGGTCCTCAAGTCCCAGTACTTTATAGAAGCGATCACGCTTTTTGCCTACCTGTTTTGTTTGTTCCTCATTCTTTCGGGGACCATGCGGCTGGCCGGTTTTCTCATACGGGCGCGGTTCCGCTGGCGCAACATCCGCGAGCTTTGGGAGGTCAATATCCGGACCCAGGTCCACCTGACCATTACCTTCATCAGCCTGTTTTCGTTTATCATCATCGGTGTCAGCACCTTTGTCTTCCTGCGGAACCGGTATACGCACAACAACGAGGACAAGCTGTCCAAGACCATCCAGATCATGGTCGGGGAGGTACAGGGCCAGGTGGGGGAAGAGGGCTTTTTCAACGCCGCTTCTTACCAGGACTCCATCGCCACCCGTAAAATGGACGAGACGCTGGGGAGCATTGCGGCCGTGCACAGCGTCGCGGTCAACCTGTATGACCTTTCCGGCACGCTGCTGTATACGTCCCAGCCCCAATACTATTCAAAGGGCAGGGGACTCCTGAGCGAAAAGATGGACCCCTCCGCCTTCTACCAGCTGGCGGGCGAACACCAGGTGCAGGTGATCCAGAACGAGAAAATCGGCTCCAAGACGTTTATGAGCATTTACGTCCCGGTCCGGGACGAGAACGGGAAAGCCTACGCCTTTTTGAACATTCCTTATTTTGCCACCCAGGACGAGCTCAACCTGGAGATCTCCAACTTCCTGGTCACGCTGATCAACCTGAATGCCTTTATTTTCGTCGTGGCCGGGATGATCGCCCTGCTCATCACCAACCGCATCACCGATTCGTTTGCCCTGATCGGGGAGAAAATGAAGGCCATCAAGCTGGGCGGCCAGAACGAAGAGATCGTCTGGCACCGCAACAACGAGCTGGGCGAGCTGGTCAAGGAATACAACAAGATGGTCCGGCAGTTGGAAGAAAGCGCCACCTTGCTGGCCAAAAGCGAACGCGAAGGCGCCTGGAGGGAAATGGCCCGGCAGGTGGCCCATGAGATCAAGAACCCGCTGACGCCCATGAAGCTCTCGATCCAGTACCTCCAGCGTGCCATCAACAACAACCATCCCAACTCGAAGGCCCTGGCCGCGGGGGTGGCCAAGACCCTGGTCGAGCAGATCGACTACCTGTCCAACATCGCCACGGATTTCTCCAGCTTTGCCAACATCGCCCACCCCAAAAAGGAGGAGGTCGACCTGGTGGAAGTCCTCGAATCGGTCGTCAAGCTCTTCAGCATGGACGCCAAGGTGCGCCTGCATTTTGAAAAGACGGTCTCCCCGATCTTCGTCCTGGCGGACAAAACACACCTCAACCGGTTGTTTACCAACCTTATCCGGAATGCGATGGATGCCATCCCCGAGGACGAGCCCGGAGGCGTTATCCAGCTCCGTTATGCGATCTGGGAAGAAGCCCGGAAGGTCGTCGTGACGGTGCACGATAACGGTACGGGGATACCCGCGGAGGTCCGGGACAGGATTTTTATACCCAATTTCACGACGAAGTCATCCGGGACCGGCTTGGGGCTGGCCATGTGCAAGGGGATTGCGGAGCAAATGAACGGGACCATCTGGTTCGACACCGAGCTGGGGAAGGGGACGACGTTTTACGTGGAGATACCGCTGATACACGACTAA
- a CDS encoding helix-hairpin-helix domain-containing protein, translating to MTNDAIADAFSLLSKLMDIHGENSFKAKGYSIAAYNIERLPGELTEMEQAEIFAIKGIGDAIGKKILELNQTGEMKVLKDLIERTPSGVLDMMQIKGLGPKKVATLWKELGIESLGELLYACDENRLTLYKGFGAKTQANIKESIEFVLQNQDRTLYAHIEPYALEVERLVQAKFPDAKTALTGAFRRQMEIIDELEFVTTVPLEELADYLENEGFVLEEAPSGALVARGGRNLPLVWHPAGEDDFGTQLFQTSASEEFLKAWGVIGRASTEEALFENKGVPFIIAARRERAEPSRNAVLQPEDIKGIIHSHSDWSDGAHTLEKMASTAKAQGLEYLVISDHSKSAFYANGLSEERIKAQHEQIAALNERLAPFKIFKSIESDILNDGRLDYSDQVLATFDLVIASVHSNLNMPKEKAMLRVLTAIRNPFTTILGHPTGRLLLSRKGYPVDHLELLDVCAASGVVMELNAHPRRLDMDWRWLEDALARGVLTSIDPDAHAVEGFADTRYGVLVAQKTGVGPKQNLSSFSRAELEAWLAARKSAKGI from the coding sequence ATGACCAACGACGCGATCGCCGACGCATTCTCACTTCTCTCGAAGCTCATGGATATCCATGGCGAAAACAGTTTTAAGGCCAAAGGCTACTCTATTGCCGCATACAATATCGAGCGGCTCCCCGGCGAGCTGACGGAGATGGAGCAGGCGGAGATCTTTGCCATCAAGGGTATCGGGGACGCGATCGGGAAAAAGATCCTGGAGCTGAACCAGACGGGAGAAATGAAGGTCCTGAAGGACCTGATCGAGCGGACACCATCGGGCGTGTTGGACATGATGCAGATCAAGGGGCTGGGTCCGAAAAAGGTGGCGACACTCTGGAAGGAGCTGGGGATTGAGTCCCTGGGAGAGTTGCTGTATGCGTGTGACGAGAACCGTTTGACATTGTACAAGGGCTTTGGCGCGAAGACACAGGCCAATATCAAGGAAAGCATCGAGTTTGTCCTCCAGAACCAGGACCGTACGTTGTACGCACATATAGAACCGTATGCGCTCGAAGTGGAGCGGTTGGTGCAGGCGAAGTTTCCCGATGCGAAAACCGCGCTGACCGGGGCTTTCCGGCGGCAGATGGAGATCATAGACGAACTGGAGTTCGTGACGACCGTGCCCCTGGAGGAACTGGCGGACTACCTGGAGAACGAAGGCTTCGTTTTGGAAGAAGCCCCTTCGGGTGCGCTGGTGGCGCGCGGTGGACGGAATTTACCATTGGTGTGGCATCCCGCGGGTGAGGATGACTTTGGAACGCAGCTTTTCCAGACGAGCGCGTCGGAGGAATTTTTAAAAGCCTGGGGTGTGATCGGCAGGGCGTCCACGGAGGAGGCACTGTTCGAAAACAAAGGCGTCCCGTTCATCATCGCTGCCCGTAGGGAACGGGCGGAGCCATCGCGCAACGCGGTCCTGCAACCCGAAGACATCAAAGGCATCATCCACTCCCACAGCGACTGGAGCGACGGAGCCCACACCCTGGAAAAGATGGCGTCGACCGCCAAAGCACAGGGTTTGGAGTACCTGGTGATCAGCGACCATTCCAAGTCTGCGTTCTACGCCAACGGCCTCAGCGAGGAACGGATCAAAGCCCAGCACGAGCAGATCGCGGCACTCAACGAGCGGCTGGCGCCCTTTAAGATCTTCAAGAGCATCGAATCGGATATTTTAAACGACGGCAGGTTGGACTACAGCGACCAGGTCCTGGCGACCTTCGACCTGGTGATCGCGTCGGTCCACTCCAACCTGAATATGCCAAAGGAAAAGGCCATGCTGCGGGTTCTAACGGCCATCCGCAACCCTTTTACGACGATCCTGGGTCACCCGACCGGAAGGCTCTTATTGAGCCGCAAGGGCTACCCTGTGGACCACCTGGAGCTTTTGGATGTCTGTGCCGCTTCGGGGGTGGTCATGGAACTTAATGCCCATCCCCGCCGGCTGGACATGGACTGGCGCTGGCTGGAGGATGCCCTTGCCCGGGGTGTACTGACGTCGATCGACCCGGATGCGCACGCGGTCGAGGGTTTTGCCGATACCCGGTATGGGGTGTTGGTGGCCCAGAAGACGGGGGTTGGGCCAAAGCAGAATTTGAGCAGCTTTTCGAGGGCGGAGCTGGAAGCGTGGTTGGCCGCCCGCAAAAGCGCGAAGGGCATTTAG
- a CDS encoding histone: MATAKKAAKKPAKKAVKKAAPKKAVKKAAKKAAPKKAAKKAVKKAAPKKAVKKAAKKAAPKKAAKKAAPKKAAKKAAPKKKKSAPKPASPSPMPPAL, from the coding sequence ATGGCAACCGCTAAAAAAGCTGCTAAAAAGCCAGCTAAGAAAGCCGTAAAGAAGGCTGCTCCCAAAAAAGCAGTAAAGAAAGCCGCTAAGAAAGCTGCTCCTAAAAAAGCTGCTAAGAAAGCCGTAAAAAAGGCCGCTCCTAAGAAAGCTGTAAAAAAGGCCGCTAAGAAAGCCGCTCCCAAAAAAGCTGCTAAGAAAGCTGCCCCGAAGAAAGCCGCTAAGAAAGCTGCCCCGAAGAAAAAGAAGTCCGCTCCCAAGCCCGCTTCTCCTTCTCCGATGCCCCCGGCTCTCTAA
- the rpmA gene encoding 50S ribosomal protein L27 encodes MAHKKGEGSVKNGRDSQSKRLGVKIFGGQPAIAGNIILRQRGTVYHPGKNVGVGKDFTLFALTDGVVEFRKSKDHKTLVSVTPSEVIA; translated from the coding sequence ATGGCACACAAAAAAGGGGAAGGTAGCGTAAAGAACGGCCGGGATTCGCAAAGCAAGCGTCTCGGTGTAAAAATATTCGGTGGTCAACCCGCCATCGCCGGTAACATCATCCTGCGTCAACGCGGCACGGTGTATCATCCTGGCAAGAATGTCGGTGTGGGCAAGGACTTCACGCTGTTCGCACTGACGGATGGTGTGGTTGAATTCCGCAAAAGCAAGGACCACAAAACGCTTGTTTCGGTCACTCCGTCTGAAGTGATCGCCTGA
- the rplU gene encoding 50S ribosomal protein L21 has product MFAVVKIAGQQFKVQKDQSLYVPQLTGNVGDKVEFPEVLLVDLDGKLSVGGAVKATVKAEILGHVQGDKVIAFKMKRRKGFRKKIGHRTHYTQIRISDIA; this is encoded by the coding sequence ATGTTTGCAGTTGTTAAAATAGCCGGCCAGCAATTTAAGGTACAAAAGGACCAGAGCCTGTACGTACCTCAATTGACTGGGAATGTTGGCGATAAAGTTGAGTTCCCGGAAGTCCTTCTGGTCGACCTGGACGGTAAACTGAGCGTAGGCGGCGCCGTAAAGGCCACCGTCAAAGCCGAAATCCTCGGTCACGTACAAGGGGACAAGGTGATCGCCTTCAAAATGAAGCGTCGCAAGGGCTTCCGCAAGAAGATCGGGCACCGCACACATTATACACAAATCAGGATCAGCGACATTGCATAA